The nucleotide sequence GGGTGATGTTCAACGTCAACCGGCACCTCAACCTGACCAACGTCTGTTCCGCCTCGTGCGCGTACTGCTCGTTCCAGCGCAAGCCGGGCGAGAAGGACGCCTACACGATGCGCATCGACGAGGCGGTCCGCAAGGCCAAGGAGATGGAGGATGAGCAGCTCACCGAGCTGCACATCGTCAACGGCCTGCACCCGACCCTGCCGTGGCGCTACTACCCGAAGGTGCTCCGCGAGCTGAAGGCGGCGCTGCCGAAGGTCAACCTGAAGGCGTTCACCGCCACCGAGGTGCAGTGGTTCGAGAAGATCAGCGGCCTGGGCGCCGACCAGATCCTCGACGAGCTGATGGACGCCGGCCTGGAGTCGCTCACCGGCGGCGGCGCGGAGATCTTCGACTGGGAGGTCCGGCAGCACATCGTCGACCACGCCTGCCACTGGGAGGACTGGTCGCGCATCCACCGGCTGGCCCACTCGAAGGGCATGAAGACGCCGTCCACGATGCTCTACGGCCACATCGAGGAGCCCCGGCACCGGGTCGACCACGTGCTGCGGCTGCGCGAGCTGCAGGACGAGACCGGCGGCTTCCAGGTCTTCATCCCGCTGCGCTACCAGCACGACTTCGTCGACTCGGCGGACGGCAAGGTCCGCAACCGGATCCAGGCGCAGACCACGATGGCCTCGCCGGCCGAGTCGCTCAAGACGTTCGCCGTGTCCCGGCTGCTCTTCGACAACGTGCCGCACGTGAAGTGCTTCTGGGTCATGCACGGCCTCTCGGTGGCCCAGCTGTCGCTCAACTTCGGTGTCGACGACCTGGACGGCTCGGTCGTGGAATACAAGATCACCCACGACGCCGACTCGTACGGCACGCCGAACACCATGCACCGCGAGGACCTGCTCGACCTGATCTGGGACGCGGGCTTCCGCCCGGTCGAGCGGAACACCCGCTACGAGATCGTCCGCGAGTACGACGCGGCCCCGTCGCTGGCGGAGCGCCGCGCCGAGCCGCAGCAGGTCTGGGCCTGACCGCACGTCGATGAGCACCGAGGAGCAGCAGCGCAGCTTCCCCCGGCGGGACGCCGAGGGGCGCATCCTCACCCTGGGCGACCTGCTCGGGGTGAGTCTCGCCGGGCTGGTGATCGGGGTGCTGGCGCTGGTGCTCTTCGAGTGGGCCTTCGCCACCATGGGCGCGGGCGACTTCGGGCGGACCAACGGCTGGCTCGCGGTGATCCTGCCCCTCTGGCTGTTCTGGGACGACTTCCGGGCCTGGGAGTTCGGCGCGGCCCGGGTGCTCGCGGCGCTGGCCGGGCTCGCGCTCGGCGTCTTCGCCGGCCTGCTGGCGGCCGGCCTCGCCGCCGGCCTGCCGGCGCTGGTCTCCGGCGCGCTGGCGGCGGCGGTGTTCACGGTGGTCTACGCGGTGGTCTGGTTTCATGGCGTGCACTGGCTGGCCCGGCGGACGGGCTGAGGCGTGAGAGCGAAGGAAGTGGCGGCGTGAGCGCGAGGAGTGAGCCGGGTTTGCGAGCCCCGCAGTCGCGAACCGAGGCGTCGCAGTGAGCGCGGCGGTCAAGTACACGCTGGGCCGGATCGGGCTGTTCGTCGGCGTGCTGGCGGCCCTCTGGTTCGTCGAGATGAACATGTTCCTGCGGCTGATGCTGGCGCTGGTCTTCTCCGCGGCGCTGTCGTTCTTCCTGCTCCGCGGCTGGCGGGACGAGATGGCCGGGGAGATGGCCGAGGCGTCGGAGCGGCGCCGCGCGGAGAAGGACCGGCTGCGCTCCGCGCTGGCCGGTGAGGACCAGGCCGAGCGCTCCGACGAGCGCCGGGAGAGCTGACCGCCCGGAACGGGGCAGCGGGAAACGCCGCGGGCCGCTAGGGTCTGCCGCCGTGAGTTTCCTGAACACGATCAACGGGTGGCGGACGAAGGTCTTCGTCTGGATCGGCCTGCCGGTCATCGCCGCCATCGGACTGATGCTGAGCGTCACCGACCTCGCCCCGGCCTGGGAGGCGAAGAACGGTGGCGGCACGCCGGGCACCTTCACCGCGGTGAACGAGGAATGCGGCCGGCGTAACTGCGAGTGGCACGGGACCTTCGTCGCCACCGAGGGCGGCGCCAAGCGCGCCGACGTGATCCTCTACGACGCGCCGGACGAGCTGGCCGCGGGAGCCACCGCCCCGGCGCGCGACTCCGGTGCCCGGAAGGGCGTCTTCTCCACCGCGGGCGGCTCGACGTACCTGCTGGTCACCGGGCTCGCCCTGGCCGGCGTGGCCGCCCTGGTGGCCTGGGTGTGGATCATCGTGCGGGCGATCCGCAACCGCCGCCGGGCGAAGGAGCCCACGGCCCCGCCGGCCTCGTTCGCCCCGTCCGTCTGACCAGACCCGGGCCCGGCGCGATCCCCCAACGGGGGAACGCGCCGGGCCCGGGCGTTTCACCAGTTGGTCGAGCCCGGCACGACCGGCCAGGCCTTGTCGGTCGGCTTGATGAGGTACGCGATGCCGCCGGAGCCGGAGGCCACCGTGCCGTTCGCCCGGTACCGCTTGGTGCGCAGCCAGATCTGCTCGAACTGCTCCCGCTTGTACACGTTGCGCACGGCGTCGTTGGACGACGAGGCCGGGTCGTTGACGATCACGTCGCCGTCGGCGGTGAAGCCGACGATCACGAACAGGTGCCCGGAGGTGCCGTAGTTGGCCGTGTCCAGCTCGCTGGCCAGGAAGGACTGCGAGGTGATCACCGGGATGCCGGCCTTGATGAAGCGTTCCACCTCGTCCAGCGAGTGCATCCGGGTGACCCGGGCGTCCAGGCCCGGGAAGCTGGCCGCGTACGCGGTGTTGAACGGCCAGTTGCCGGCGCCCTCGTACTCGTAGTCGTAGGTCATCCGGGCCGCGTGGTCGACCGTGGGGTCGGCGTAGCTCGGGTCGACCCAGGCGGTGTCCTCGGCGGAGGGCTTACGGCCCCAGTACTCGACCACCATCTCGGTCGAGGTGGGCGAGCACCAGGCCTCCCCGCCGTTGTCGAACTCGGGGTACTCGCCGATGTGGACGTTCTGCGAGTAGCGCGGCACGGCCAGTTCGGTGCCCCAGGCGATGCCGCCCTTGCTCGGGGCGACGGTGAACCGGTCCGGCACGTTGGAGCTCATGGCGCCGAGCATCCAGACCCGCGGCGAGGCGGTCTGCCCCGGCGCGCGGTAGAGGGTCAGCCGGAGCTGGTACGACCGCAGCAGCACACCCGCCTTGGCGTTGTCGATGGAGAACGTGTCGGTCCAGATGGTCGACCAGGGGTCACCCTGGCCGTCCAGCGTCGACCGCTTGATGTCCTGGTCGCCGGAGGCCCAGCGGCCCATGACGTACCAGCCGTCCCTGCCGGCCCCCTCGTCGGTGTGCTGCCCGTTGTTGTAGGTGCCGTGCAGCTCGACCTGGATCCAGGTGCCGGCCGGGGTCGCGGCGTTCCACGACGCGACCAGCTCGCTGGCGTCGAAGCCGACCTGCCGCTCGGGCGAGGTCCAGGTCGCGTACTCCCAGGTCCGGGTCGTGCCGGTGTGCTCGTCGGTGAACTCGGTGGTGCCGGCCGGCTGACCGATGGTGATGCCGGTGCGGTGCCCCGGGATGGCGTACGTGCCCTGGTGGGTGCCGCCGCTCCAGTCCGGGTACTTGGACCACTCCTGGAAGGTGATCTGCTCGTCGTGCGAGACGACCGGCAGGTTGTTGTCGGCGTGGGCGGGCGCCGTCACACCGGCGAGGGCGAGCGCGGCGGTGCCGATGAGGGCGACCGCACGCAGGACTGGTCTGACCATGTGCACTCCGTTGGGTGGGTAGGGATGGATCACCAGTTGGTGGAACCGGCCACGGCGGGCCAGGCCACGTCGGTCGGTTTGATCAGGTAGACGACGCCGCCGGAGCCGCTGCCGGTGCCGCCGCTCGCGGTGGTACGCCGGGTCCGCTGCCAGATCTGCTCGAACTGGTCGCGCCGGTAGACGTGCCGGACGGCGGCGTCGCTGGGCGAGGCCGGGTCGTTGGCGATCACGTCGCCGGTGGCCGTGAAGCCGACCACCACCATGAGGTGCCCCGCCGTGCCGTAGCCCGCCCCGTCCAGCTCGCTGGCGAGGAAGGACTGGCTGGTCACCACGGGGATGCCGGCGGCGATGAAGTGCTCCAGCTCGTCCAGCGAGTGCAGCCGGGTCACCTTGGCCTCCAGGCCCGGGAAGCCGGCCGCGTACGCCGTGTTGAACGGCCAGTTGCCGGTGCCGCCGTACTGCCAGTCGTAGGCCATCCGGGCGGCGTGGTCGACGGTCGGGTCGGCGTAGCCCGGGTCCACCCAGGAGGTGTCGGCCGGGGAGGGTTTGCGGCCCCAGTACTCGACCACCATCTCGGTGGAGGTGGGCGAGCACCACGCCTCGCCGCCGCCGCCGTACTCCGGGTACTGGCCGGCGTGGATGTTCTGCGAGTAGCGCGGCACGGCCAGCTCGGTGCCCCAGGCGATGTGCCCGGCGCTGGGTGCGACGGTGAACCGGTCCGGCACGTTCGAGCTCATCGCGCCGACCGAGCGGAGCACCGGCGTGGCGGTCGACGCCGGGTCCCGGTAGAGGGTCACCCGCAGCTGGTACGCCCGCAGCAGCATTCCGGCGGACGGGTTGGTGATCGCGAAGGTGTCGGTCAGGACGCTGGAGGTCTTGTCGCCCTGCCGGTCGACGCTGGTGCGGCGGATGTCCCCGTCGCCGGAGGCCCAGCGGCCCATGACGTACCAGGGGGTGCGGGTGCCGCTCGTGTAGGTGCCCTGGAGTTCGACCTGGAGCCAGGTGCCGGCCGGGGTGTCGGCGTTCCACGAGGTGACCAGCTCGGTGGCGGAGAAGCCGACCTGGGTGAGCGGAGAGGTCCACGTCCCGTAGGCCCAGGTGCGCCGGGTGTTGCTGTGCGGGTCCTTGTAGAGGATGGTGCCGACCGGGGTGGCCAGGGTGAGGCCGGCCGCCGTGCCGGTGGTGCCGGCGGCGGTGCCGGTCGACCAGGCCGGGCCGGACCAGCCCTGCCAGGTGATCTGCTCGTCGTGCGTGACGGTGGTGGTGGTCGCGCCGGCCGGCGCGGTGGTGCCGAGGAGGGCGAGCGTGGTGGCGCCGGCCACGGCGGCCGTGCGCAGGGATGTCCGGTCCATGGCAGCTCCTCCAGGTGAACCGCATCGTTGCCGTTCACTGTCGCGCCTGGAGGGAAGTTTCGCCAGAGGTTCAGGCATGGAAAATCATTGCCGGGGTGAGGATGCGGTCGGGATGGAACGACGACAGTGATGAATGTTGATATGACCATGTGACTCCTGGTGAAGTGTGCGGACAACGGGACCGCCCGTACCCCGAGGAGGTTGTCCATGGCCCTCCGCACGTCCCCGCTCCGCCGCCGGCTGGCCCTCGCCGCCGCCGCCGGCCTGACCCTCGTCGCCGCGATCACCGGCCCGGCCGCCGCCCGGCCCGCGCCGGACGGCGAACCGGCCGCCGTCGCCTACCGGGTGCTCGGCCCGCGTACGGTCGCCGACCGCAGTGCCGTGGCCCGCACCGGCGCGGCGATCGACCACTCCGAACACGGCGTACTGCACGTCACGGCCACCACCGCCGAGGCCGCCGCCATCACCCGGCTCGGCTTCCGGCTGGAGAAGGACGTCGCCCCGGCCCCGGCCGCCGGAGCCGTCGCCTACGCCTTCCCGCCCGCCGACTCGAACTACCACGACTACGCCGAGTTGACCGCGGTGGTGAACACGGTCGTCGCCGACCACCCGGCCATCGCCCGCAAGCTCAGCATCGGGCGGTCCTACCAGGGCCGGGACCTGATGGCCGTGAAGATCTCCGACAACGTCGGCACGGACGAGAGCGAGCCGGAGATCCTCTTCAACGCCCAGCAGCACGCCCGCGAGCACCTGACCGTCGAGATGGCGATCTACCTGCTCAACCTGTTCACCGACAACTACGGCAGCGACTCCCGGATCACCAACCTCGTCAACTCGCGGGAGATCTGGATCGTCCCCACGGTCAACCCGGACGGCAGCGAGTACGACATCGCCACCGGCTCCTACCGCTCGTGGCGGAAGAACCGGCAGCCGAACAGCGGCTCGACGGCCGTCGGCACCGACCTGAACCGGAACTGGTCCTACCAGTGGGGCTGCTGCGGCGGCTCGTCCGGCTCGACCTCGTCGGAGACCTACCGCGGGCCGTCCGCCTTCTCCGCCCCCGAGACGGCGGCGCTGCGCTCCTTCGTCAACAGCCGGGTGGTCGGCGGCGTGCAGCAGATCAAAGCGAACATCGACTTCCACACCTACTCGCAGCTGGTGCTCTGGCCGTACGGCTACACGTACAGCAACACCGCCACGGGGATGAACGCCGACCAGTACAACACCTTCGCCACCATCGGGCGGCAGATGGCGTCCAGCAACGGCTACACCCCGGAACAGTCCAGCGACCTCTACATCGCCGACGGCACCAGCATCGACTGGATGTGGGGGACCCACAAGATCTGGGCGTACACCTTCGAGATGTACCCCGGGTCGGCCTCCGGTGGCGGCTTCTACCCGCCCGACGAGGTGATCCCGGCGCAGACCTCCCGCAACCGGGAGGCCGTGCTGCTCCTCTCCGAGTACGCCGACTGCCCGTACCGGGCCATCGGCAAGCAGAGCCAGTACTGCTGACCGCGAACCACGGTGGGGCCTGTCACCCGGGTCCCACCGTGCCTCCCGTCCGGACGATCTCCGCTGGTCATGCGCTACCGTGGCACCGACCACCCCGCAGCGAAGCCGGTGCGAAACCGGCGCTGTCCCGCAACTGTGATGCCCCGCACACGGCGCCGGCCCCGCCCGGCGCCGGCACCTGTGGGGGGACGAGCCAGGTCGCCTGCGGCACGGTCGCGACTCGCGCTCTCGAGGAAGGGCGCCTCGCGGACGGGCCCGCCCAGGTCCCTGTCGGCGAAGCACCACGCTCCTCGACCGACAGGAGGACCGATGTCCAGACGTACCCCCCGGCTCTTCGCCGCCGCCCTCGCGGTCGGCGCCCTGCTCCTCGGCGGCTGCGCCGAGAAGACCTCGAACGACACCCCCGCCAGCGGCGGTGGCTCGCAGGCGGCCGCCTTCCCGGTCACCGTCGGCAAGCTGACCCTGGACAAGCGGCCCGAGAAGATCGTCTCGCTGTCGCCGTCGGCGACCGAGATGCTCTTCGCCATCGGCGCCGGCAAGCAGGTCACCGCCGTGGACGACCAGTCGAACTACCCGCCGGAGGCACCGAAGAGCGACCTCTCCGGCTACCAGCCGAACGCCGAGGCCATCGCCGGCCGCAGCCCCGACCTCGTGGTGCTCGCCAACGACACCAACAAGATCGTCGACCAGCTCACCACGCTGAAGATCCCGGTGCTGCTCACCCCGGCCGCGGCCACTCTGGACGACACGTACCAGCAGATCACCGACCTGGGCAAGCTCACCGGCCACCCGGCCGAGGCGGACGCCGTCACGAAGAAGATGAAGGACGACGTCACCGCCCTCACGAAGGACCTGCCGAAGCGGGCCACGAAGCTCACCTACTACCACGAGCTGGGCCCGGAGCTGTACAGCGCGACCAGCAAGACCTTCATCGGCTCGATCTACGCCCTCGCCGGCCTGGAGAACATCGCCGACCCGGCGGACGCCGACGGGAAGAACGGCGGCTACCCGCAGCTCTCCCAGGAGGTCATCGTCAAGGCGAACCCCGACTTCGTCTTCCTGGCCGACACCAAGTGCTGCAAGCAGACCCCGGAGACGGTCAAGGCCCGCAGCGGCTGGGCCGGCGTCACCGCCGTGAAGAACAACCAGATCGTGGCGTTGGACGACGACATCGCCTCGCGCTGGGGCCCGCGGGTCGTCGACCTGCTCAAGGCGATCGTCGACGCCACCGCCAAGGTCCCGGCCTGACGGTGACCGTGCGACCGGCGGACAACCCGCACCGGCCGGCCGGGACGCCCGACGCGTCCCGGCCCGCCGGCGTGCCCCGCGCAACCCGCCGTGCGCCGGCCGGACCGGATGCGACGGTCCGGCCGGCCGGGCTGCGCACCCGCTGGCTGCTCGCCGGCATCGGCGCGGTGCTGGTCGCCCTGGTGGCCGGCGTCTCGCTCGGCCCGGTCAGCCTGCCGCCGGGCAGCGTCGCCGCCGAACTGCTCAACCTGCTGCCCGGGGTGCACCTCGACAGCGGGCTCACCGAGCGGGAGATCGCCATCGTCACCGAGCTGCGGCTGCCCCGGGTCGTGCTCGGGCTGCTCGTCGGCGCCCTGCTCGCCCTGGCCGGCGGCTGCTACCAGGGCGTCTTCCGCAACCCCCTCGCCGACCCGTACCTGCTCGGGGTGGCGGCCGGGGCTGGGCTCGCGGTGACCGCGGTCATCACGCTGGGCGCCGGTGCGGGCGGGGCGATCACGGGGCTGCCGGTCACCATCCCGCTCGCCGCGTTCGTCGGGTCGCTCGGCGCGGTCGCCATGACGTACGGGCTCGGCGCGGCAGGTGGCAGATCCCGGTCACCGGCCACGCTGATCCTGGCCGGGGTGGCGGTCTCGGCGTTCCTCTCCGCCGGGCAGACGTACCTGCTGCAACGGCACTCCGACAGCATCCAGCAGGTCTACTCCTGGCTGCTCGGCCGGCTGGCCACCGCCGGCTGGCACGACGTCCGGCTGGTCCTGCCCTACTTCGTGCTCACCGCCGTGGTGGTGCTCCTGCACCGGCGCGAGCTGGACGTGCTCTCCGTCGGCGACGACGAGGCCACCAGCCTCGGGCTGCACCCGCAGCGCTCCCGCTACCTGCTGATCGCCGCCGCCTCGCTGGGCACCGCCGCCGCGGTCTCCGCCTCCGGCCTGATCGGCTTCGTCGGCATCATCGTGCCGCACACCGTACGGCTGCTCGCCGGGTCCAGCTACCGGGTGATCCTGCCCCTGTCGATGCTCTTCGGCGGGGCGTTCCTGGCGCTGACCGACGTGGTCGCCCGCACCGCCGCGGCCCCCGCCGAGGTCCCCATCGGCGTGGTCACCGCGCTGCTCGGCGGCCCGTTCTTCGTGCTGGTCCTGCGTACCGCCCGCCGGGTGCTGACATGACCGCCCCCGCCGTGGAGCTGCGCGACCTCCGGGTCGAGCTGGGTGGCAACCCGATCCTGGCCGGCGTCGACCTGACGGTCGCGGTGGGCGAGTGGGTCACCGTGATCGGCCCGAACGGCGCCGGCAAGTCGACCCTGCTGCGCGCCGTCGGCGGCCTGCTGCCCGCGCCGGGCGCGGTCTCCCTCTTCGGTACGCCGATCAACTCCCTCCGCCGCCGCGACCGGGCCCGGGTGGTGGCCACCGTGGCGCAGTCCCCGGTGGTGCCGGCCGGCATGTCGGTCTTCGACTACGTGCTGCTGGGGCGCACCCCGTACATCCCGGCGCTGGGCCGGGAGTCGGCGGCCGACCTGGCCGCCGTGCACGAGGTGCTGGACGGGCTCGACCTGGGCGGGTTCGGGCGCCGCGAGCTGGCCACGCTCTCCGGTGGCGAGCGGCAGCGGGTCTTCCTGGCCCGGGCGCTGGCCCAGGGCGCCACCCTGCTGCTGCTCGACGAGCCCACGAGCGCCCTGGACATCGGCCACCAGCAGGAGGTGCTGGAGCTGGTCGACCAGCTCCGCCGCGAGCACGACCTCACGGTGCTCGCCACCATGCACGACCTCTCCATCGCCGGCGAGTACGCCGACCGCCTGGTCCTGCTCGCCGACGGCCGGGTCGCCGCGGCCGGCCCGCCGCAGGAGGTCCTCACCGAGACCATGCTGGCCCGCCACTACCGCGCCAACGTCCGCGTCATCCCCGGCGACCACGGCCCCCTGGTAGTCCCCGTCCGCCCCCGCTGACCCGACCCACCCGCGATCTTGCACTTTGTGCCCCGACGAAAGGGGCGTACACCGCGTTGCGAGGGCCGCAACTGCACGATCGGCGAGAGCGGGAGCCGAGAGCCCGCGCGCGGGTCAGGGTGCTCGTCAGCGGAGGGCTGTGACGGAGAACAGGGCGCCCTGGGGGTCGCGGAGCGCGGCGCTGCGGCCGGCCGGGTTGTCCCGGGGCGGCACGAGGATGGTGCCGCCCAGCTCGGCGGCCCGGGCCGCCGTGGCGTCCGCGTCCTCGACCGCGAAGTAGACCGACCAGTACGCCGGCAGGTCCTCGGGCAGCGGCTCCAGCTGGGGCAGCATGCCCGCGACGATCCGGGCGCCGCACCGCCACCCCGTGTAGGTGACCGGGCCGGCCGCCCGCTCCTCGGGATGCCAGCCGAAGACCAGCGCGTAGAAGTCCTTCGCCCCCTCGGGGTCGGGCGTCACCAGCTCGTTCCAGCACATCGAGCCCGGGGCGTTGAACAGCTCCGCCCCACGCATGGCCATCGGCTGCCAGACGCTGAACACCGCACCGGCGGGATCCGAGAGGACCGCCATCCGGCCCTGGTCGAGGACGTCGAACGGGGAGACGACCACCTGACCGCCGGCCGCCTCCACCCGGGTGGCGACCAGGTCGGCGTCGTCGGTCGCCACGTACGTCGACCAGACCGGCACCTGGTCCTCGGCGGCGGGCGGCCCGGCACCGGCGACGGCCCGGCCGTCCTTGAGGAACGTGGTGTAGCCACCGGCGGTGGGCTCTGCGGCCATCCGGCCGGTCCAGCCGAACAGCTCCGGGTAGAACCGCTTCGCGTCGTCCAGCCCGGGTGTGGCCAGGTCGGCCCAGCAGGGCGTGCCGGGCTCCACGCCGTCCACGCTGACCCCTCTCGCCGGGAGCGGCCCCGGTGGCACGCCCTGCCGGAATCGTGGCACCGTCCCACCGGCCGCCGGGCCGGATTCGGACAAAAGGTCAGGTGAAGCGGCGTCCCTCGTCCCGCCGGTACGCCCACCCGGCGACCGCCGCGAGCGCCACCACCCAGACGCCGAGCATGACCATGGAGACCGGGTTCGGCCGCCAGTCGGTCACAGCCGCCCACATCAGCTCCAGTGCACCGCGGGTGGGCAGGTAGGGCGCGATCGCGTCGACGAAGCCGGGCGCGTTGTCCGGGCCGAAGAGCAGTCCGCCGCCGAAGGCGAGCGGGAAGAAGATGAGCTGAGCGACCACGATCGCCGCCTTGCTCGGCAGCGAGTAACCGATGGCCAGCCCGAGCAGCGTGAACGGGATCGAGATCAGCGCCACCCCGCCGGCGGCGAGCAGGAACTGCGCCGGGGTGACCCGGGCCGCGGTGGCCACCGCCGCGATCACCACCACCGGGAGCATGGAGAAGTAGGTGATGGCCAGACCGGCCAGGATCCGGCCGGCGAAGCGCGGGCCAGGCCCGGCGGGCAGGGTCCGGCTGTACACGCTCCACGGCTGGTCGCGGTCCTCAGCGACGCCGATCCCGTACTGGAAGATGTTGGCGCTCATCACCGCGAAGGTGACCATCGCGGCGGTGGCGTAGGTGGCGGCGGTGGGATCGTCACCGGCGAACGGCACGACGAAGAAGAGCATCGTGGCGGCCGGGAAGAACGCGCTGCCGAAGATCGCGACCGGGATCCGGACGATCTCCAGGAGCTGGTAGCGGGCGTGGACCAGGGCGAGCGGCACGGTGTCTCCTAGGCGGGGGTGGGTGCGGGCCGGTCGCCGGCGGTCAGCGCGAGGAACGCCTCCTCCAGCGAGGTGGGCCGGACCTCCAGGTCGCGGAACGTCACGCCGGCCGTGACCAGGTCCCGGACGAGCTGGTCGGCGTCGGCGGTGAGCAGGTGGGTGCGTCCCTCGGTCTGCTCGGTGGCCAGGACACCGGGCAGCGGCGGCAGGTCGTCGGCGACCAGGCTGACCCGGCGTACGCCCACGATGCCGCGGATCGCCGCCACCGAGTCGTCGGCGAGGACGCGGCCCTGCCCGATCACCACCACCCGCTGCGCCAGCGCCTCCACCTCCTCCAGATAGTGGCTGCTCAGGAGGACCGTGCCGCCCTCGGCGTGGAAGCCGCGTACGGCCTCCCACAGGGTGTGCCGGGCCTCCACGTCCAGCCCGGTGGTGGGTTCGTCGAGGACCACGAGCCGGGGCCGGCCGACGAAGGCGAGCGCCACCGCCAGCCGGCGGCGCTGCCCGCCGGAGAGGCCACCGGTCTGCCGGCGCACCTGGTCGGCCAGGCCGAACCGGGCGAGCAGCTCGTCCCGGGGCACCGGGTCGGGGAAGTGCGCGGAGACGAAGTCGACGACCTCGCCGACCCGCAGGGTGCCCGGCAGGCCGGTCTCCTGCGGGGTCACCCCGAGCTGCCGCCGGCTCGCGTGGTCGCGCGGGTCGCCGCCGAACAGCTCGACCCGGCCGGCGGTGGGGCGGCGCAGCCCGATCAGCAGGTTGAGCAGGGTGCTCTTGCCGGCGCCGTTCGGGCCGAGCAGGCCCACCAGCTCTCCGGCGCGGACGGTCAGGTCGACCCGGTCCAGGGCCAGCACCTCGCCGTAGCGGCGGCTGACCTGGTCGGCGCGGGCCAGGATCATCGTCGGGCTCCTCAGGGTTGCGGTCCCGGGCGGGCGTGCCGTCCCCTGTCTACCGTGCCGGTGCCAGTTC is from Micromonospora terminaliae and encodes:
- a CDS encoding ABC transporter ATP-binding protein, whose product is MILARADQVSRRYGEVLALDRVDLTVRAGELVGLLGPNGAGKSTLLNLLIGLRRPTAGRVELFGGDPRDHASRRQLGVTPQETGLPGTLRVGEVVDFVSAHFPDPVPRDELLARFGLADQVRRQTGGLSGGQRRRLAVALAFVGRPRLVVLDEPTTGLDVEARHTLWEAVRGFHAEGGTVLLSSHYLEEVEALAQRVVVIGQGRVLADDSVAAIRGIVGVRRVSLVADDLPPLPGVLATEQTEGRTHLLTADADQLVRDLVTAGVTFRDLEVRPTSLEEAFLALTAGDRPAPTPA